The following are encoded in a window of Telmatobacter sp. DSM 110680 genomic DNA:
- the rpsG gene encoding 30S ribosomal protein S7, translating to MPRKGHIAKREVAPDPVYGSTLVTKFVNSMMWGGKKSTAQGIFYQSMKNLEEKGGGDDALKLFKKAVENCKPLLEVKTRRVGGANYQVPIEVNADRRTSLAIRWLITYGRARGEKGMIDKLSNELLDAANGRGAAMKKKEDVHRMAEANKAFAHYRW from the coding sequence ATGCCGAGAAAAGGGCACATTGCGAAGCGGGAAGTAGCACCGGATCCGGTTTACGGGTCCACGCTGGTCACCAAGTTTGTGAACTCGATGATGTGGGGCGGCAAGAAGTCGACGGCCCAGGGCATCTTCTATCAATCGATGAAGAACCTTGAAGAGAAGGGCGGCGGAGATGACGCGCTCAAGCTCTTCAAGAAGGCAGTCGAGAACTGCAAGCCGCTGCTCGAGGTCAAGACCCGTCGTGTCGGTGGCGCCAACTACCAGGTTCCGATCGAAGTGAACGCGGATCGGCGTACCTCGCTGGCGATTCGCTGGCTCATCACCTACGGCCGTGCCCGCGGTGAGAAGGGCATGATCGACAAGTTGAGCAACGAACTGCTTGACGCGGCCAATGGTCGTGGCGCGGCGATGAAGAAGAAAGAAGACGTGCACCGCATGGCTGAGGCCAACAAGGCCTTCGCACACTACCGCTGGTAG
- a CDS encoding nucleoside hydrolase, with protein sequence MKIPRVLVVLCALLFAVFGSLAARAQASDADKAISTPQLVIIDTDIGDDIDDAFALALALKSPELRVLGVTTTFGNTEMRARLLDRYLKDVGRSDIPVFAGPPSKTDNLMTQAAYAKQTPEKKHQGGAEFILREAREHPGEITLIGIGPLFTVQAAIEHDPAAFKKLKRVVIMGGSIERGYGVDAQGMPNPPQPEWNILCDPAGAKALLASGVPVFMMPLDSTQVPLDAGKRDAIFAHGSPLTDQLTLLYHEWIGNTSNRSPTPTLFDPVAVTFTFRPDLCPTKPMHIEVDGKGLTTLGPGDPNARVCLQSDEKSFLDLLVKRITAD encoded by the coding sequence ATGAAAATTCCTCGGGTTCTAGTTGTCTTGTGCGCACTGTTGTTCGCTGTTTTCGGGTCATTGGCGGCGCGGGCGCAGGCTTCTGATGCCGATAAAGCCATCTCAACTCCACAACTGGTTATCATCGATACCGATATCGGCGATGACATTGATGACGCCTTTGCACTGGCGTTGGCGCTGAAGAGTCCGGAACTCAGAGTCCTTGGCGTGACGACGACCTTCGGCAACACCGAGATGCGCGCGCGACTTCTCGACCGATATCTAAAGGACGTGGGACGAAGCGATATTCCAGTGTTTGCCGGACCACCTTCAAAGACAGACAACCTGATGACGCAGGCGGCTTATGCGAAGCAAACTCCGGAGAAGAAACACCAAGGCGGTGCGGAGTTTATTTTGCGCGAAGCTCGTGAGCATCCCGGTGAAATAACACTCATCGGAATTGGGCCTCTGTTCACAGTGCAGGCAGCAATTGAGCACGATCCGGCTGCATTCAAAAAGTTGAAGCGAGTGGTGATTATGGGTGGCAGCATCGAGCGCGGTTATGGAGTCGATGCGCAAGGCATGCCAAATCCACCGCAACCGGAATGGAACATTCTGTGCGATCCGGCCGGAGCAAAGGCGCTGTTGGCGTCAGGCGTGCCAGTATTCATGATGCCGCTCGATTCCACTCAAGTGCCGCTCGATGCGGGGAAGCGGGATGCGATCTTTGCGCATGGATCTCCGCTCACTGATCAGTTGACGCTGCTCTATCACGAATGGATCGGTAACACTTCGAACCGCAGTCCAACGCCGACCCTGTTCGATCCGGTTGCGGTTACGTTCACATTTCGTCCGGATCTTTGCCCTACCAAGCCAATGCATATTGAAGTCGATGGCAAGGGGCTGACAACATTAGGGCCCGGAGATCCGAATGCGCGGGTCTGTCTGCAGTCAGACGAGAAGTCCTTCCTTGACCTGCTCGTTAAACGGATAACTGCAGACTGA
- the rpsL gene encoding 30S ribosomal protein S12, with the protein MPTFNQLVRKGRTAPRYKTASPALQASPQRRGVCTRVYTQTPKKPNSALRKVARVRLTNGIEVTTYIPGIGHNLQEHSIVLIRGGRVKDLPGVRYHVVRGTLDSVGVANRKQSRSKYGAKRAKGGAAAGKK; encoded by the coding sequence TTGCCTACTTTTAATCAATTGGTTCGTAAGGGGCGTACGGCCCCCCGGTACAAGACGGCGTCTCCTGCACTGCAGGCCTCGCCGCAGCGTCGCGGAGTATGCACCCGCGTGTACACACAAACCCCCAAGAAACCGAACTCGGCACTGCGCAAGGTAGCTCGCGTGCGGTTGACCAACGGGATTGAGGTCACCACCTACATCCCAGGCATCGGCCACAACCTGCAGGAGCACTCGATTGTGCTCATCCGCGGGGGGCGCGTGAAAGACCTTCCCGGAGTCCGCTATCACGTGGTGCGCGGCACACTGGATTCCGTAGGCGTTGCCAACCGGAAGCAGAGTCGCTCCAAGTATGGCGCAAAGCGAGCCAAGGGTGGCGCGGCGGCAGGCAAGAAGTAG